One segment of Solanum lycopersicum chromosome 1, SLM_r2.1 DNA contains the following:
- the LOC101267553 gene encoding protein trichome birefringence-like 4, translating into MASLKELCIFTRNVTIFLSKSRTQVSVFFTLFFSTLTLLIFIIFFSSPSVITTKILASRLHSHSFSSIHEFDLVPVSDTHTTSSTVSAPTNFPTKSWIHDVTIQEEDKCCDIFDGEWVQDNDLHPLYKLGSCPFIDNSFNCFKNGRRDTDYLRLKWKPHGCEIPRFDGLKMLKMLKGKRLVFVGDSLNRNMWESLVCALRNSLIDKNRVNEVSGYRQFRSQGFYSFKFKDFKCSIDFIKSPFLVQEWRFSDKAGARRETLRLDTIHGSLTKYHDADIIIFNTGHWWTHQKTHKVSNYFQEGNHVYNRLEVADAYTKALKTWAHWVDTTINSTKTRVFFRGYSASHFKGGQWNSGGNCDGETKPITNETQLGPYPWMMRVLESVISEMKTPVVYLNITKMTDYRKEGHPSIFRGAKSKRRPGMFQDCSHWCLPGIPDSWNQLLYATLLQSHQKSSHPKSFSLGLFH; encoded by the exons ATGGCTTCTTTGAAGGAACTCTGCATCTTCACAAGAAATGTTACAATCTTCCTCTCAAAATCAAGAACCCAAGTTTCTGTTTTCTTCACTCTTTTCTTCAGCACCTTAACTCTCCTcatcttcatcattttcttCTCCTCTCCCTCCGTCATCACCACCAAGATTCTTGCTTCTCGTCTTCACTCCCACtcattttcttccattcatgaaTTTGATTTAGTACCAGTATCTGATACTCACACAACTAGCAGTACAGTTTCAGCACCCACAAACTTCCCAACAAAATCATGGATTCATGATGTTACTATTCAAGAAGAGGACAAATGTTGTGATATTTTTGATGGTGAATGGGTACAGGACAATGATCTTCATCCGCTTTATAAACTGGGTTCTTGTCCGTTTATCGACAATTCTTTCAACTGTTTCAAGAATGGACGTCGTGATACAGATTATCTCAGGCTCAAATGGAAGCCACATGGTTGCGAAATCCCAAG GTTTGATGGGTTGAAAATGCTGAAGATGTTAAAGGGAAAAAGACTGGTTTTTGTTGGAGATTCATTGAACAGAAACATGTGGGAATCTCTGGTTTGTGCTTTGAGAAACTCACTCATCGACAAGAACAGGGTGAACGAAGTTTCGGGCTATCGTCAGTTCAGAAGTCaaggattttattctttcaaatTTAAG GATTTCAAATGTTCAATTGACTTCATAAAATCCCCATTCCTAGTTCAAGAATGGAGGTTTTCGGATAAAGCTGGAGCACGTCGTGAAACTCTACGTCTCGATACAATCCATGGCTCTCTTACTAAGTACCATGATGCTGACATTATCATCTTCAATACTGGTCATTGGTGGACTCACCAGAAAACTCACAAAGT GAGTAACTACTTTCAAGAAGGGAATCATGTGTATAACAGATTGGAAGTGGCAGATGCATATACTAAGGCATTGAAGACATGGGCACATTGGGTTGATACAACTATCAACAGCACCAAAACTAGAGTGTTTTTTAGGGGATATTCAGCTTCTCATTTCAA AGGTGGTCAATGGAACTCAGGAGGAAACTGTGATGGGGAGACGAAACCGATAACAAACGAGACTCAATTAGGTCCATATCCATGGATGATGAGAGTTCTTGAATCAGTAATATCAGAAATGAAGACACCAGTTGTTTATCTCAACATTACTAAGATGACAGACTACAGAAAAGAAGGACACCCTTCAATTTTCAGAGGGGCAAAATCAAAGAGGAGGCCAGGGATGTTTCAAGACTGCAGCCATTGGTGCCTTCCTGGTATACCAGATTCTTGGAATCAGCTACTTTATGCAACTTTGCTTCAATCACATCAGAAGTCTTCCCATCCCAAATCATTCTCTCTTGGCCTTTTTCACTAA
- the LOC101258403 gene encoding uncharacterized protein isoform X2 gives MKHSLQSLTLTCFLFFRFTLGKVDDYEGQTAAAGVLGNEYLPNYGGTNGGYSSENGDSPQYGGGTIDARPDYLFSKALQCFTDKHIYSSCEESYRLTETGELHVPPEYTDQYCKGPCLEETHHVLNCLGSILSQFRFYNKATVRAVEETIKEGCSYGPERGLFNVAEHILAYDNTAFRASKSSMLHSFVLMTLALIFFL, from the exons ATGAAGCATTCTCTTCAATCTTTAACCCTGACCTGTTTCTTGTTTTTCCGTTTCACACTAG GTAAAGTAGATGATTATGAGGGTCAAACCGCCGCTGCAGGAGTACTTGGAAATGAATATTTACCTAACTATGGAGGAACAAATGGAGGATATTCATCTGAAAACGGTGATTCACCTCAATATGGTGGTGGCACAATTGATGCTCGACCTGACTATCTTTTCTCTAAGGCATTGCAATGTTTCACTGATAAGCAT ATTTACAGTAGTTGTGAAGAGTCTTACAGATTGACTGAGACAGGGGAGCTCCATGTACCACCTGAATATACCGATCAATACTGCAAAGGACCCTGCTTGGAGGAGACTCACCATGTGCTTAATTGTCTTGGAAGCATACTGTCGCAGTTCAGATTTTATAATAAAGCCACCGTCAGAGCAGTCGAAGAGACTATCAAGGAGGGATGTAGCTATGGCCCTGAAAGAG GTCTTTTCAATGTTGCTGAGCACATCCTAGCTTATGACAACACTGCTTTTCGTGCTTCAAAATCGTCCATGCTGCATAGCTTTGTTCTGATGACTTTGGCCCTTATTTTCTTCCTTTGA
- the LOC101258403 gene encoding uncharacterized protein isoform X1: MKHSLQSLTLTCFLFFRFTLGKVDDYEGQTAAAGVLGNEYLPNYGGTNGGYSSENGDSPQYGGGTIDARPDYLFSKALQCFTDKHLQIYSSCEESYRLTETGELHVPPEYTDQYCKGPCLEETHHVLNCLGSILSQFRFYNKATVRAVEETIKEGCSYGPERGLFNVAEHILAYDNTAFRASKSSMLHSFVLMTLALIFFL, encoded by the exons ATGAAGCATTCTCTTCAATCTTTAACCCTGACCTGTTTCTTGTTTTTCCGTTTCACACTAG GTAAAGTAGATGATTATGAGGGTCAAACCGCCGCTGCAGGAGTACTTGGAAATGAATATTTACCTAACTATGGAGGAACAAATGGAGGATATTCATCTGAAAACGGTGATTCACCTCAATATGGTGGTGGCACAATTGATGCTCGACCTGACTATCTTTTCTCTAAGGCATTGCAATGTTTCACTGATAAGCAT CTGCAGATTTACAGTAGTTGTGAAGAGTCTTACAGATTGACTGAGACAGGGGAGCTCCATGTACCACCTGAATATACCGATCAATACTGCAAAGGACCCTGCTTGGAGGAGACTCACCATGTGCTTAATTGTCTTGGAAGCATACTGTCGCAGTTCAGATTTTATAATAAAGCCACCGTCAGAGCAGTCGAAGAGACTATCAAGGAGGGATGTAGCTATGGCCCTGAAAGAG GTCTTTTCAATGTTGCTGAGCACATCCTAGCTTATGACAACACTGCTTTTCGTGCTTCAAAATCGTCCATGCTGCATAGCTTTGTTCTGATGACTTTGGCCCTTATTTTCTTCCTTTGA
- the LOC101258690 gene encoding putative pentatricopeptide repeat-containing protein At3g16890, mitochondrial, whose translation MRGFSSVASRASSPAFTNLSKQNQRSLRPITPKPSNLDSVATTSNPITQQSSPTKPKPSSHSNSNTSVAVKKVNFRATVIDHKYFSQILARKDWYLLLNHEYKAKRVTLNQQEVVSILQNQENPLHPFRFYIWVVKICPSFAKNQSVKVVLSNVLFRKGPLLLSAELVQDIRNSGNVVTVDLLCVLIGSWGRLGLGKYSTDILEQVSYLGLAPNTRLYNAVIDALIKCNSLDLAYLKFQQMQVDNCKPDKFTYNILIHGVCKAGVVEEALRLVKQMEGVGYSPNVFTYTILVEGFCNAKRVDGAFELFGVMKSRGIVPNEATVRSLVNGVFRCVTPDKGFELLCRWLEKEHVLPNVACSSMLQCLSTKFLPREAAQLLRISIDKGYFLDNSILNIALTCLIKGLELDDTCQMLDFITVRGVKVSVDIYLALADALYKGGRVEQGNKYMDQVFKDGLVSNTFFYNRVIDCFCKIKMMKKASDAFKDMLQRGVTPNIATFNTLISGYSKVGEVNKVHELLVILLEHGFRPDIFTFSSMIDSLCRVNRIDDALDCLTEMIEWGVAPNTVPYNILIRALCVLGDVGRSLKLLRKMQGDGIKPDVLSFNALIQSFCKMNKIDEAQRLLVSMLTLDLIPDNHTYGAFIRALCNSGRYDEAKNLFFSMEANGCIPDALTCKLYLDSLIQSGHTKEAQDVLKECGKGGMLLEPITSS comes from the coding sequence ATGAGAGGGTTTTCCTCTGTAGCTTCAAGGGCTTCTTCACCTGCTTTCACCAATCTCTCTAAACAAAACCAACGTTCACTCAGACCCATTACTCCGAAACCCTCAAATCTTGATTCTGTTGCCACCACTAGCAACCCCATTACTCAACAAAGTTCACCCACTAAGCCGAAGCCTTCATCCCATTCGAATTCCAACACTTCCGTAGCAGTTAAAAAGGTAAACTTTCGAGCAACTGTCATTGATCATAAGTATTTTTCCCAAATTCTTGCAAGAAAAGACTGGTATTTATTGCTAAACCACGAGTATAAAGCCAAGAGGGTTACTTTGAATCAGCAAGAAGTTGTTAGTATTttgcaaaatcaagaaaacccATTACACCCTTTTAGATTTTATATCTGGGTTGTGAAGATTTGTCCCTCTTTTGCGAAGAATCAATCAGTTAAGGTGGTTTTAAGTAATGTACTTTTTAGGAAAGGTCCCCTTTTGTTGTCAGCTGAGCTTGTTCAAGATATCAGAAACTCTGGAAATGTAGTTACTGTGGACTTGCTTTGTGTCCTAATTGGTAGTTGGGGGAGATTAGGGTTGGGGAAGTACTCTACTGACATTTTGGAGCAGGTTTCTTATTTGGGGCTTGCTCCTAATACTAGATTGTATAATGCGGTAATCGATGCATTGATCAAGTGCAATTCACTTGACTTAGCCTATTTAAAGTTTCAGCAAATGCAGGTAGATAACTGTAAACCAGATAAATTTACGTATAATATTCTTATTCATGGAGTTTGTAAGGCTGGGGTTGTGGAGGAGGCGCTTCGTCTGGTGAAACAGATGGAAGGAGTGGGATACTCTCCCAATGTGTTTACTTACACAATTTTGGTTGAGGGGTTTTGTAATGCTAAAAGGGTGGACGGGGCATTTGAGCTGTTTGGGGTAATGAAGAGTAGGGGTATTGTACCAAATGAAGCTACTGTAAGATCATTGGTTAATGGGGTATTTCGCTGTGTGACACCAGATAAGGGCTTTGAATTGTTATgtagatggttagaaaaagAACATGTCTTGCCTAATGTAGCTTGTTCTTCCATGCTACAGTGCCTTAGTACTAAATTTTTGCCCAGAGAAGCAGCTCAACTTTTAAGAATTTCAATTGATAAAGGTTACTTCCTGGATAACTCAATTCTTAACATTGCACTGACTTGCTTAATCAAAGGATTGGAGCTTGATGATACTTGTCAGATGTTAGACTTCATCACTGTTCGAGGTGTGAAGGTTAGTGTTGATATTTATCTTGCACTTGCTGATGCTCTCTATAAAGGAGGGAGAGTTGAACAGGGGAACAAATATATGGACCAGGTGTTTAAGGATGGTCTTGTATCTAACACATTCTTCTATAACCGGGTCATTGATTGCTTTTGCAAAatcaaaatgatgaaaaaagcaTCAGATGCTTTCAAAGATATGCTTCAGAGAGGTGTCACTCCCAATATTGCAACTTTTAACACTCTTATTAGTGGATATTCCAAGGTAGGGGAGGTTAACAAGGTACATGAGCTATTAGTCATACTACTAGAACATGGTTTTCGACCAGACATTTTCACGTTTAGTTCAATGATTGATAGCCTCTGTAGAGTAAACCGCATTGACGATGCTTTAGACTGTCTCACAGAGATGATAGAATGGGGAGTTGCTCCAAACACTGTACCATACAATATCTTAATTCGTGCACTTTGTGTCCTCGGGGATGTAGGTAGATCACTGAAATTATTACGAAAAATGCAAGGTGATGGAATAAAGCCAGATGTTTTATCCTTCAATGCCTTAATCCAAAGTTTTTGTAAGATGAATAAGATTGATGAGGCACAAAGGCTTCTGGTAAGCATGTTGACCCTGGATTTGATCCCTGATAATCATACTTATGGTGCTTTTATCAGAGCCTTATGTAACTCAGGGAGATATGATGAAGCTAAGAACTTGTTTTTTTCAATGGAAGCAAATGGATGCATCCCCGATGCTTTGACATGTAAACTATATCTTGATTCACTTATTCAATCAGGTCATACTAAAGAAGCTCAGGATGTTTTAAAGGAGTGCGGAAAAGGGGGGATGCTATTGGAACCTATCACTTCTTCATAG